A stretch of the Archangium violaceum genome encodes the following:
- a CDS encoding transglutaminase-like domain-containing protein: protein MRLPRKALPPLGAALLSLALVQCKKQEPAPAAPQAQQAPSQAQPAQAPAGVSDVLKARRPQGGEYLGLYLVDKKVGYVFNDLGLVPGRNDRVRSINELHFKAQVGARMSERVHREERIYEARPGGRLVAFTIQQRGDGGTQTLEGTVTPTGMSVVRKRPGMADETVNLPPTTEVVEDADQVRVALLRQTNVTGSALDGTDLGTYKLVTTVQPAEERLVSGVKVKVGKAVSVSDKEKVPVTAYVAEDGRLLEMEYGQTMRARAESEVVAKRLDVVEVFGLTRVVLPRPLPAEAQAIPGQVKLVMENLPEKFHRDTYRQKYQPQPDGRVLVTLSARAPEPKNLKPRPLADPDGGENLASSIIVESDNPQIRDLSKQLVGEEKDAYTAAKTIVGWVAKNLQKDYGASADRATDVLRQRKGDCTEHSLLTVSLLRAAGIPARRVDGVIYMVNQDGVPALYWHEWVEAFVGEWTQMDPTFNQVVADATHFGVGQEGNAEITPLIGSLKVVEVR, encoded by the coding sequence GTGCGACTCCCCCGAAAAGCCCTTCCTCCCCTGGGCGCCGCGCTGCTGAGCCTGGCCCTCGTGCAGTGCAAGAAGCAGGAGCCCGCGCCCGCGGCGCCCCAGGCCCAGCAGGCCCCGAGCCAGGCGCAACCCGCCCAGGCTCCGGCCGGCGTCTCCGACGTGCTCAAGGCGCGCCGTCCGCAAGGCGGCGAGTACCTGGGGCTATACCTGGTGGACAAGAAGGTGGGCTACGTCTTCAACGACCTGGGACTCGTCCCGGGCCGTAACGACCGGGTGCGCAGCATCAACGAGCTGCACTTCAAGGCGCAGGTGGGTGCCCGGATGTCCGAGCGCGTCCATCGGGAGGAGCGCATCTACGAGGCCCGGCCCGGCGGAAGGCTGGTGGCCTTCACCATCCAGCAGCGCGGGGACGGCGGCACCCAGACGCTGGAGGGCACCGTCACGCCCACCGGCATGAGCGTGGTGCGCAAGCGTCCGGGGATGGCGGACGAGACGGTGAACCTGCCGCCCACCACCGAGGTGGTGGAGGACGCCGATCAGGTCCGCGTGGCCCTGCTGCGCCAGACGAACGTGACGGGCAGCGCGTTGGATGGGACGGACCTGGGCACCTACAAGCTCGTCACCACGGTGCAGCCCGCCGAGGAGCGTCTGGTGAGCGGGGTGAAGGTGAAGGTCGGCAAGGCCGTCAGCGTCTCGGACAAGGAGAAGGTGCCCGTCACCGCCTACGTCGCCGAGGACGGACGGCTGCTGGAGATGGAGTACGGGCAGACGATGCGGGCCCGCGCCGAGTCCGAAGTGGTGGCGAAGCGGCTGGACGTGGTGGAGGTGTTCGGCCTCACCCGCGTCGTGCTGCCCAGGCCGCTGCCGGCCGAGGCGCAGGCCATCCCCGGCCAGGTGAAGCTGGTGATGGAGAACCTGCCGGAGAAGTTCCACCGCGACACCTACCGGCAGAAGTACCAGCCGCAGCCGGACGGACGCGTGCTGGTGACGCTGTCGGCTCGAGCGCCCGAGCCGAAGAACCTCAAGCCCCGGCCGCTCGCGGATCCCGACGGCGGTGAGAACCTCGCGTCCTCCATCATCGTCGAGAGCGACAACCCGCAGATCCGCGACCTGTCCAAGCAGCTGGTGGGCGAGGAGAAGGACGCCTACACGGCGGCGAAGACGATCGTCGGCTGGGTGGCGAAGAACCTGCAGAAGGACTACGGGGCGAGCGCGGACCGGGCCACGGACGTGTTGCGCCAGCGCAAGGGTGACTGCACGGAGCACTCGCTACTGACGGTGTCCCTGCTGCGCGCGGCCGGCATTCCCGCACGGAGAGTGGATGGCGTCATCTACATGGTGAACCAGGATGGCGTGCCGGCCCTCTACTGGCACGAGTGGGTGGAGGCCTTCGTGGGCGAGTGGACCCAGATGGATCCCACCTTCAACCAGGTGGTCGCGGACGCCACCCACTTCGGCGTGGGCCAGGAGGGAAACGCGGAAATCACGCCCCTCATCGGGAGCCTGAAGGTCGTCGAGGTGAGGTAG
- a CDS encoding thymidylate synthase, with product MKQYLALLEHVLHHGTKKSDRTGTGTLSIFGHQMRFDLTQGFPLVTTKKLHLKSIIHELLWMLAGGTNVRDLQKHGVTIWDEWADAEGNLGPIYGHQWRSWPKPGGGSIDQLTQLVEQLRKNPDSRRHIISAWNVADLDAMKLPPCHILFQFYVAEGRLSCQLYQRSADIFLGLPFNIASYSLLTMMVAQVTGLQAHEFIHTTGDTHLYLNHLEQAREQLRREPRPLPKMTLNPEVRSLFDFKYEDFTLSDYEPHPAIKAPVAV from the coding sequence ATGAAACAGTACCTCGCCCTGCTCGAGCACGTCCTCCACCACGGCACGAAGAAGAGCGACCGGACCGGAACCGGCACGCTGAGCATCTTCGGCCACCAGATGCGGTTCGACCTCACGCAGGGGTTCCCGCTGGTGACGACGAAGAAGCTGCACCTCAAGTCCATCATCCACGAGCTGCTGTGGATGCTCGCGGGCGGCACCAACGTGCGCGACCTGCAGAAGCACGGCGTCACCATCTGGGACGAGTGGGCGGACGCGGAGGGCAACCTCGGCCCCATCTACGGGCACCAGTGGCGCTCGTGGCCGAAGCCCGGCGGCGGCTCCATTGATCAGCTGACCCAGCTCGTCGAGCAGCTGCGCAAGAACCCCGACTCGCGTCGGCACATCATCAGCGCGTGGAACGTGGCGGATCTGGACGCGATGAAGCTGCCGCCCTGCCACATCCTCTTCCAGTTCTACGTGGCGGAGGGCCGGCTCTCCTGCCAGCTCTACCAGCGCAGCGCGGACATCTTCCTCGGACTGCCCTTCAACATCGCCTCCTACTCGCTGCTGACGATGATGGTGGCGCAGGTGACGGGGCTCCAGGCGCACGAGTTCATCCACACCACGGGTGACACGCACCTGTACCTCAACCACCTGGAGCAGGCCCGCGAGCAGCTCCGGCGCGAGCCGCGTCCACTGCCGAAGATGACGCTCAACCCCGAGGTCCGCTCGCTCTTCGACTTCAAGTACGAGGACTTCACGCTGAGCGACTACGAGCCCCACCCCGCCATCAAGGCGCCGGTGGCGGTATGA
- a CDS encoding dihydrofolate reductase → MTLSAIVAMASNRCIGRDNTLPWRLPADLKRFKQLTMGHTLILGRKTYESIGRPLPGRTMVVVTRQRDYAPEGVQVVHSLEQALEQARGDDEAFIGGGADLYRQAMERVQRLYLTRIEREYEGDAFFPEVNLSGWRLLAEEHHPATATEPPFSFLTYER, encoded by the coding sequence ATGACGCTCTCCGCCATCGTGGCGATGGCCTCCAACCGCTGCATCGGCAGAGACAACACCCTGCCCTGGCGGCTGCCCGCGGACCTCAAGCGCTTCAAGCAGCTCACGATGGGGCACACGCTCATCCTGGGCCGCAAGACGTACGAGTCCATCGGCCGGCCGCTGCCGGGCAGGACGATGGTTGTGGTGACACGCCAACGGGACTACGCGCCCGAGGGCGTGCAGGTGGTGCACTCGCTGGAGCAGGCCTTGGAGCAGGCGCGCGGTGATGACGAGGCCTTCATCGGCGGAGGCGCGGACCTCTACCGGCAGGCAATGGAGCGCGTGCAGCGGCTGTACCTCACGCGCATCGAGCGCGAGTACGAGGGCGACGCCTTCTTCCCCGAGGTGAACCTGTCCGGCTGGAGACTCCTCGCCGAAGAGCACCACCCGGCCACCGCCACCGAGCCGCCCTTCTCCTTCCTCACCTACGAGCGGTAG
- a CDS encoding GNAT family N-acetyltransferase: protein MECAIELVDLALQPNNRDYKILVADRDGKLVGYICYGPTPMTEGTYDLYWIASDPTVRGQGVGASLVAGMEADLRRQQGRLIRVETSATEAYGPTRGFYASMKYMEEARIREFYKAGDDLIILTKRL, encoded by the coding sequence GTGGAGTGCGCAATCGAGCTCGTCGATCTCGCGCTTCAGCCGAATAACCGCGACTACAAGATTCTCGTCGCGGACCGGGACGGCAAGCTCGTGGGCTACATCTGCTACGGCCCCACGCCGATGACGGAGGGGACGTACGATCTGTATTGGATTGCCTCGGACCCCACGGTGCGTGGACAGGGCGTGGGCGCCTCGCTGGTCGCCGGCATGGAGGCGGACCTGCGCCGCCAGCAGGGCCGGCTCATCCGCGTGGAGACGAGCGCCACCGAGGCCTATGGTCCCACCCGCGGCTTCTACGCCTCCATGAAGTACATGGAGGAGGCGCGCATCCGCGAGTTCTACAAGGCCGGCGACGACCTCATCATCCTCACCAAGCGACTCTAA
- a CDS encoding cob(I)yrinic acid a,c-diamide adenosyltransferase, whose protein sequence is MKIYTKTGDSGETGLFGGGRVRKDSVRVDAYGEVDELNASLGLARSLSMPSDLDALLLRLQDQLFTVGAVLATPVGTKASEHIPKLKPEWVTDMETAIDAFETELSPMTHFILPGGSQAAAALHLSRTVCRRAERRVVAAMREGEAQQEVVAYLNRLSDLLFIMARIANHRVGLEDVKWIPEKPSK, encoded by the coding sequence ATGAAGATCTACACGAAGACCGGAGACTCGGGAGAGACGGGCCTGTTCGGCGGAGGTCGGGTGCGCAAGGACAGCGTGCGCGTGGATGCCTACGGAGAGGTGGACGAGCTGAACGCCTCGCTGGGGCTGGCGCGTTCCCTGTCCATGCCCTCGGATCTGGACGCGCTCCTGCTGCGGTTGCAGGACCAGCTCTTCACCGTGGGGGCGGTGCTGGCCACGCCCGTGGGTACCAAGGCCTCCGAGCACATCCCCAAGCTCAAGCCCGAGTGGGTGACGGACATGGAGACGGCCATCGACGCCTTCGAGACCGAGCTCTCGCCCATGACGCACTTCATCCTTCCGGGAGGCAGCCAGGCGGCCGCCGCGCTGCACCTGTCCCGGACGGTGTGCCGCCGGGCCGAGCGTCGGGTCGTCGCGGCCATGCGCGAGGGCGAGGCCCAGCAGGAGGTGGTGGCCTACCTCAACCGCCTCTCGGATCTGCTCTTCATCATGGCGCGTATCGCCAACCACCGGGTGGGGCTCGAGGATGTGAAGTGGATACCGGAGAAGCCCTCGAAGTAG
- a CDS encoding HD domain-containing protein, translating into MRIRDPIHGTIDVSGEEKAVIDSRYYQRLRHVRQLGFGDLAFPGATHTRHAHSLGAMHVASRVFHAVAGRSSLPEDVRKRFSAAVRLAVLCHDLGHMPLSHASERIAPPRASLRLPSWLDAVAEGEQATHEDFTAKLLLDSSLTPIIEQHYGPMGITPMAAVGLITGAKPPRDPDFSHGGVDWTPFLRAIVSGELDADRMDYLVRDSFYTGVNYGRYDMDWIVSNLNPAVKDGRAYMALSRAAAFAFEDFLLSRYHMFVSVYYHHTSVNFDYMLRRYYEEAPGEFEIPSDPEAFLFCDDVALWHTLRRSKNRWAQRIYTRNGFKLLAQFTERDVGYDLDVLRSALVTGGFEHFTVESKGVLSKYFSEGSGPSLFIVDVSTGRLTEVARYTPLYQRYSGAVRLSRLYVRPDQIEDARNMMARLLGQAVRP; encoded by the coding sequence ATGCGGATTCGCGACCCCATCCACGGCACCATCGATGTGAGTGGTGAGGAGAAGGCCGTCATCGACAGCCGGTACTACCAGCGGCTGCGACACGTGCGGCAGCTCGGGTTCGGCGACCTGGCCTTCCCGGGCGCCACCCATACCCGGCATGCCCACTCGCTCGGCGCCATGCACGTCGCCTCGCGGGTGTTCCACGCCGTGGCGGGCCGCTCCAGCCTGCCCGAGGACGTCCGGAAGCGCTTCAGTGCCGCGGTGCGTCTCGCCGTGTTGTGTCATGACCTGGGGCACATGCCTCTCTCCCACGCCTCGGAACGCATCGCGCCCCCGCGAGCTTCCCTCCGGCTCCCCTCCTGGTTGGACGCCGTGGCGGAGGGCGAGCAGGCGACACACGAGGACTTCACCGCGAAGCTCCTGTTGGACAGCTCACTCACCCCCATCATCGAGCAGCACTACGGACCAATGGGCATCACCCCCATGGCGGCCGTGGGGCTCATCACCGGGGCGAAGCCACCGCGGGATCCGGACTTCTCGCACGGAGGGGTGGACTGGACGCCGTTCCTGCGCGCCATCGTGTCCGGCGAGCTGGACGCGGACCGGATGGACTACCTGGTGCGCGACTCGTTCTATACGGGAGTGAACTATGGCCGGTATGACATGGATTGGATCGTCTCCAACCTGAACCCGGCGGTGAAGGACGGGCGCGCCTACATGGCGCTGAGCCGGGCGGCGGCGTTCGCCTTCGAGGACTTCCTCCTCAGCCGCTACCACATGTTCGTTTCCGTCTACTACCACCACACCTCGGTGAACTTCGACTACATGCTGCGGCGCTACTACGAGGAGGCGCCCGGTGAGTTCGAGATTCCCTCCGACCCCGAGGCCTTCCTCTTCTGCGACGACGTGGCGCTGTGGCACACGCTGCGGCGCTCGAAGAACCGGTGGGCCCAGCGCATCTACACGCGCAATGGCTTCAAGCTGCTGGCGCAGTTCACCGAGCGGGACGTGGGCTACGACCTGGACGTGCTGCGCAGCGCGCTGGTGACGGGAGGCTTCGAGCACTTCACGGTGGAGTCGAAGGGCGTGCTCTCCAAGTACTTCTCGGAGGGCTCGGGCCCGAGCCTCTTCATCGTCGACGTGTCCACCGGCCGGCTGACGGAGGTGGCGCGCTACACGCCGCTCTACCAGCGCTACAGCGGCGCGGTGCGGCTGTCGCGCCTGTACGTGCGGCCGGATCAAATCGAGGACGCGCGCAACATGATGGCGCGGCTGCTCGGACAGGCGGTGCGGCCATGA
- a CDS encoding cytochrome c/FTR1 family iron permease — translation MKCTGLLLLSLLIASPLAVAADEGASEGRTWHRLVGILQYLQADYPMAVESKSDFELAEQRSFIAEATEAAGDLGPRGEAFLPRLKEIKDRVDKAEDPEGVSRDCGALVEDLVLAGGLARSPRTPPDLKLGEQLFQQNCAACHGADGRAQVSIAETMEPRPANFHDPDIMAGLTPYKAFNTVGFGVPGTPMPGFPTLSEEERWAVAFYVFTLRQPACEGNPPRASLEKLANSTDPELVQAHGQEHLACLRRKMPDVDEERGLLTARNLVEQALKLGAGGDSLGARNALLDAYLNGLEPVEATLRARNPDLVLKLEKAFLDTRLAAEQKSPHLQDEGRILLSLLDEARRSSGTTAGFLSVMWITLLILLREGFEATVIIAALLAMLRKMQAPTYARVVHVGWVSALVVGALLFIFGRHLLGGANREMLEGVAALAAVGMLLYAALWLNARANMSKFMGELRQKMQGALGKGSGAGLFAIAFSAALRESVETAIFLQGLALDSLSGVAWGCALGAVALTVLVLFINRVGYKLPMKTLFKASTVLLVVTAIILLGKGLRALQEVGMVPLRPLPLFTFEPLGIFPDAMTLVPQLVLTVIPLIVYFIKRRGGTTRLADASSRG, via the coding sequence GTGAAGTGTACTGGTCTCCTGCTCCTGTCCCTGCTGATCGCGTCTCCCCTCGCCGTCGCCGCCGATGAGGGTGCGTCCGAGGGTCGCACCTGGCACAGGCTGGTGGGCATCCTCCAGTACCTCCAGGCGGACTACCCGATGGCGGTGGAGTCGAAGTCCGACTTCGAGCTGGCCGAGCAGCGCAGCTTCATCGCCGAGGCGACCGAGGCGGCCGGTGACCTGGGTCCCCGGGGCGAGGCCTTCCTGCCGCGCCTGAAGGAGATCAAGGACCGCGTGGACAAGGCCGAGGATCCCGAGGGCGTCAGCCGCGACTGCGGGGCGCTCGTGGAGGATCTGGTGCTCGCCGGCGGTCTGGCGCGCAGCCCGCGGACCCCGCCGGACCTGAAGCTCGGCGAGCAGCTCTTCCAGCAGAACTGCGCGGCGTGCCACGGCGCGGACGGGCGCGCGCAGGTCTCCATCGCCGAGACGATGGAGCCCAGGCCCGCCAACTTCCACGACCCGGACATCATGGCCGGGCTCACCCCGTACAAGGCCTTCAACACCGTGGGCTTCGGCGTGCCCGGCACGCCCATGCCCGGCTTCCCCACCCTCTCGGAGGAGGAGCGCTGGGCCGTCGCCTTCTACGTCTTCACCCTCCGCCAGCCCGCGTGCGAGGGCAACCCGCCACGCGCCTCGTTGGAGAAGCTCGCCAACTCCACGGACCCGGAGCTCGTCCAGGCCCACGGGCAGGAGCACCTCGCGTGCCTGCGCCGCAAGATGCCCGACGTGGACGAGGAGCGCGGCCTGCTGACGGCGCGCAACCTCGTGGAGCAGGCCCTGAAGCTGGGTGCCGGCGGAGATTCGCTCGGGGCTCGCAACGCGCTGCTGGATGCCTACCTCAATGGGCTCGAGCCGGTAGAGGCGACGCTGCGCGCCCGGAATCCGGACCTGGTGCTGAAGCTGGAGAAGGCCTTCCTGGACACGCGGCTCGCCGCCGAGCAGAAGAGCCCCCATCTGCAGGACGAGGGCCGCATCCTGCTGTCCCTGTTGGACGAGGCCCGTCGTAGCAGTGGCACCACCGCGGGCTTCCTCTCGGTGATGTGGATCACCCTGCTCATCCTGCTGCGCGAGGGCTTCGAGGCCACCGTCATCATCGCCGCGCTGCTGGCGATGCTGCGCAAGATGCAGGCCCCGACGTATGCGCGCGTGGTGCACGTCGGGTGGGTGTCCGCGCTGGTGGTGGGCGCGCTGCTCTTCATCTTCGGAAGGCACCTGCTGGGCGGCGCCAACCGCGAGATGCTCGAGGGCGTGGCAGCGCTCGCCGCCGTGGGCATGCTGCTGTACGCGGCGCTGTGGCTCAACGCGCGCGCCAACATGAGCAAGTTCATGGGCGAGCTGCGCCAGAAGATGCAGGGCGCGCTCGGAAAGGGCAGCGGCGCCGGCCTCTTCGCCATCGCCTTCTCCGCCGCGCTGCGCGAGAGCGTGGAGACGGCCATCTTCCTGCAGGGGCTCGCGCTCGACTCGCTCTCCGGCGTGGCCTGGGGCTGCGCCCTGGGCGCCGTGGCCCTCACCGTGCTCGTCCTCTTCATCAACCGCGTGGGCTACAAGCTACCCATGAAGACGCTCTTCAAGGCGTCCACGGTGCTGCTGGTCGTCACCGCCATCATCCTGCTCGGCAAGGGATTGCGCGCCCTGCAGGAGGTGGGAATGGTGCCGCTGCGGCCCCTGCCCCTCTTCACCTTCGAGCCGCTCGGCATCTTCCCGGATGCCATGACGCTCGTGCCGCAGCTGGTGCTGACGGTCATCCCGCTCATCGTGTACTTCATCAAGCGGCGCGGGGGCACCACGCGGCTGGCGGACGCGTCGTCTCGAGGGTAG
- the queG gene encoding tRNA epoxyqueuosine(34) reductase QueG: protein MSPLPTAHLRQLSKQIGFDLVGFARAEPIPPEFLLGWLEAGCAADMDWLGTRAAERLDVSLLLPGARTVIAFATNYYRDEPRSSGSPIARYARGRDYHSTLRDKLKAFRRLLSEAYPEVHHYGSVDSGPLMEKVWAARAGLGYVGKNGCFITEPYGSWVLLSALVLDAEVDEYAGGPAEDRCGHCRKCIMSCPTGALLGQGRVDARACLSYQTIENRHAEVPESFRVEMDNIIFGCDICQDVCPLNRSPVFTPNERFAPRAVAELGVMELAALTPEQYAQLIPGTALARAKYDGLRRNAVYALGATKQAEARPLLERLSEDPSEQVRHAAQWALRHLDA from the coding sequence GTGAGTCCGCTGCCCACCGCACACCTTCGCCAGCTCTCCAAGCAGATCGGCTTCGACCTCGTGGGCTTCGCTCGCGCCGAGCCCATTCCTCCCGAGTTCCTCCTGGGATGGCTCGAGGCCGGCTGCGCCGCGGACATGGACTGGTTGGGCACTCGGGCCGCCGAGCGCCTGGATGTCTCCCTGCTCCTCCCCGGCGCGCGCACCGTCATCGCCTTCGCCACCAACTACTACCGCGATGAGCCTCGTTCCTCGGGCTCGCCCATCGCCCGCTACGCGCGGGGCCGGGACTACCACTCCACCCTGCGCGACAAGCTGAAGGCCTTCCGCAGGCTGCTCTCGGAGGCATACCCCGAGGTGCATCACTACGGCAGCGTGGACTCGGGCCCGCTGATGGAGAAGGTGTGGGCCGCGCGCGCGGGCCTGGGCTACGTGGGCAAGAACGGGTGCTTCATCACGGAGCCCTATGGCTCGTGGGTGCTGTTGTCCGCGCTCGTGCTCGACGCCGAGGTGGACGAGTACGCGGGCGGCCCCGCCGAGGACCGCTGCGGCCACTGTCGCAAGTGCATCATGTCCTGCCCCACCGGCGCGCTGCTGGGCCAGGGGCGCGTGGACGCGCGGGCCTGCCTCTCCTACCAGACCATCGAGAACCGCCACGCCGAGGTGCCCGAGTCCTTCCGCGTGGAGATGGACAACATCATCTTCGGCTGCGACATCTGCCAGGACGTCTGTCCCCTCAACCGCAGCCCCGTGTTCACGCCCAACGAGCGCTTCGCGCCCCGAGCGGTGGCGGAGCTCGGGGTGATGGAGCTGGCCGCGCTCACCCCCGAGCAGTACGCGCAGCTCATCCCTGGCACCGCGCTCGCCCGTGCCAAGTACGATGGTCTGCGCCGCAATGCCGTGTACGCGCTGGGTGCCACGAAGCAGGCCGAGGCCCGGCCCCTGCTGGAGCGCTTGAGCGAAGACCCGAGCGAGCAGGTACGTCATGCCGCACAGTGGGCACTCCGTCATCTGGATGCATAG
- a CDS encoding D-alanine--D-alanine ligase family protein → MHIAILYNRDHELLEDDPGREAREDVMRVASSLAEALSHGDTHAEPLAVEGSRLDFVDVLARMQPGLVINLCESVAADARGEIIIPCLLDMLGLPYTGSPALSLALALHKDKAKELLKARGVSTPGFARVDRLEDVALVDLPFPLIVKPAREDASVGITHDSVVHDRTALGHTVEAVLRTFQQPALVEQFIPGREIYVPLLGNNPRRALPLTEIRFGKLFEDRPNIVTYAGKWETDSPEYQNTPSGPCQLEDPALEARLVKAAMDAFAALECQDYGRVDLRVTPDGVPYVIDINPNCDLHPEAGFAKAARAAGIDYSALARRLVEIALERTHGHPTARRKGPGAPRLPDPSNRNVLAGRGGVRNRARRSRASAE, encoded by the coding sequence ATGCACATCGCCATCCTGTACAACCGAGACCATGAGCTGTTGGAGGACGACCCGGGTCGGGAGGCGCGAGAAGACGTGATGCGCGTGGCCTCGTCCCTGGCCGAGGCCCTCTCCCACGGCGACACCCATGCCGAGCCGCTCGCCGTCGAGGGCTCCAGGCTGGACTTCGTGGACGTGCTCGCTCGGATGCAGCCCGGCCTGGTCATCAACCTCTGCGAGTCCGTGGCCGCGGACGCCCGGGGGGAGATCATCATCCCCTGCCTGCTGGACATGCTCGGGCTGCCCTACACCGGCTCGCCGGCGCTCTCCCTGGCGCTGGCGCTGCACAAGGACAAGGCCAAGGAGCTGCTCAAGGCGCGCGGGGTGTCCACGCCGGGCTTCGCGCGCGTGGACCGGCTCGAGGACGTGGCCCTGGTGGACCTGCCCTTCCCCCTCATCGTCAAGCCCGCGCGCGAGGACGCCAGCGTGGGCATCACCCACGACTCGGTGGTGCACGACCGGACCGCCCTGGGCCACACGGTGGAGGCGGTGCTGCGCACCTTCCAACAGCCCGCCCTCGTGGAGCAGTTCATTCCCGGACGGGAAATCTACGTGCCGCTGCTGGGCAACAACCCGCGCCGGGCGCTGCCCCTCACGGAGATCCGCTTCGGCAAGCTCTTCGAGGACCGGCCCAACATCGTCACCTACGCGGGCAAGTGGGAGACCGACTCGCCCGAGTACCAGAACACTCCCTCGGGGCCCTGCCAGCTGGAGGACCCCGCGCTGGAGGCGCGCCTCGTGAAGGCGGCGATGGATGCCTTCGCCGCCCTCGAGTGCCAGGACTATGGACGCGTGGATCTCCGGGTCACCCCGGATGGCGTGCCCTACGTCATCGACATCAACCCCAACTGCGATCTCCACCCCGAGGCGGGATTCGCCAAGGCCGCGCGCGCGGCCGGCATCGACTACTCCGCCCTGGCCAGGCGCCTGGTGGAGATCGCTCTCGAGAGAACCCATGGACATCCGACCGCTCGAAGGAAAGGACCGGGAGCCCCTCGCCTCCCTGATCCGTCGAATCGAAACGTTCTCGCCGGAAGAGGTGGAGTGCGCAATCGAGCTCGTCGATCTCGCGCTTCAGCCGAATAA
- a CDS encoding MBL fold metallo-hydrolase, whose protein sequence is MSEAFPGMPPPPPVAATRPASVAVPYRRTPEGVEVFWVKREKALAFAGGFYAFPGGKVDKTDALVPVRGASGQEAALRVAAARELFEETGLLVAEGAMRVPADEVREMRRALLEKRSTWSELLQRHGLMLRAEDFPDAGRWVTPEFAPVRFDTFFYLVEAPAHARAEWWPGELSEAAWVKPAEALARWEQGTALLHPPALHVLRVMASFDTPARALASLREQPHCPDFIAQRIEFQQGVRVFPLRTATLPPATHTNAYVLGNGELLLVDPGADDEAEVARLLTLVEGLVADGCGVKAVVLTHHHEDHVGGVRAVQERLKVPLWCHARTADRVDVPADRLLEDGEVLELAGTPPQRWRVLYTPGHARGHVCLVDERTRAAVVGDMVAGVGTIVIDPPEGDMGEYLRQLARLRELPVTTLHPAHGTAIPDGPGKLQEYLEHRAAREARIVAAVPAEGATLPEVLERAYADTPPFLFPVAERSALAVLLKLVEEGRMREDSGRYLPT, encoded by the coding sequence ATGAGCGAGGCGTTTCCCGGCATGCCTCCGCCGCCTCCCGTCGCGGCGACGCGGCCCGCGTCGGTGGCGGTGCCGTACCGCCGGACACCCGAGGGCGTGGAGGTCTTCTGGGTGAAGCGGGAGAAGGCGCTCGCCTTCGCTGGCGGCTTCTACGCCTTCCCCGGCGGCAAGGTGGACAAGACGGACGCGCTGGTGCCGGTGCGAGGCGCCTCGGGACAGGAGGCCGCGCTGCGGGTGGCGGCGGCGCGCGAGCTCTTCGAGGAGACCGGTCTCTTGGTGGCCGAGGGGGCCATGCGGGTGCCCGCGGACGAGGTGCGGGAGATGCGCCGCGCGCTGCTGGAGAAGCGGAGCACGTGGTCGGAGTTGCTCCAGCGGCACGGGCTGATGCTGCGGGCGGAGGACTTCCCGGACGCGGGCCGGTGGGTGACGCCGGAGTTCGCTCCCGTGCGCTTCGACACCTTCTTCTACCTGGTGGAGGCGCCGGCACACGCTCGGGCCGAGTGGTGGCCCGGTGAGCTGTCGGAGGCGGCGTGGGTGAAGCCGGCCGAGGCGCTCGCGCGCTGGGAGCAGGGGACGGCGCTGCTGCACCCGCCCGCCCTGCACGTGCTGCGGGTGATGGCGAGCTTCGACACCCCGGCGCGGGCCCTGGCGAGCCTGCGCGAGCAGCCGCACTGCCCGGACTTCATCGCGCAGCGCATCGAGTTCCAGCAGGGCGTGCGGGTGTTCCCATTGCGCACGGCCACGTTGCCTCCGGCCACGCACACCAATGCGTATGTGCTGGGCAACGGCGAGCTGCTCCTCGTGGACCCGGGCGCGGATGACGAGGCCGAGGTGGCGCGGCTGCTGACGCTGGTGGAGGGGCTGGTGGCGGACGGGTGCGGCGTCAAGGCGGTCGTGCTGACGCACCACCATGAGGACCACGTGGGCGGGGTGCGCGCGGTGCAGGAGCGGTTGAAGGTGCCGCTGTGGTGTCACGCGCGGACGGCGGACCGTGTGGACGTACCGGCGGACCGGTTGCTGGAGGACGGCGAGGTGCTGGAGCTGGCGGGGACTCCGCCTCAGCGCTGGCGGGTGCTGTACACGCCGGGGCACGCGCGGGGCCACGTGTGTCTCGTGGACGAGCGGACGCGCGCGGCGGTGGTGGGCGACATGGTGGCGGGCGTGGGCACCATCGTCATCGACCCGCCCGAGGGGGACATGGGCGAGTATCTGAGGCAGCTCGCGCGGCTGAGGGAGCTGCCGGTGACGACGCTGCACCCGGCGCACGGGACGGCGATTCCGGACGGACCGGGGAAGCTACAGGAGTACCTGGAGCACCGGGCGGCGCGAGAGGCGCGCATCGTGGCGGCTGTACCCGCGGAGGGCGCGACGCTCCCGGAGGTGCTGGAGCGTGCGTACGCGGACACGCCGCCGTTCCTGTTTCCCGTGGCCGAGCGGAGCGCCCTGGCGGTGTTGCTGAAGCTGGTGGAGGAGGGCCGGATGCGCGAGGACTCCGGCCGTTACCTGCCGACCTGA